A region of Micromonospora sp. WMMD882 DNA encodes the following proteins:
- a CDS encoding alpha/beta fold hydrolase, with the protein MTRDGFGPARLRLALAAPRPAAGLVSQWRVVDGIRTHCRRTTEPAGGRLPVVLVHGLAVSHRYLTPLAVALAATHPVFVPDLPGFGLSSPPAAAYDATRHAAHLAAWLDAYRLESVCLVGHSFGAEVAAALAVRRPETVAALALAGPTSDPAARSRRGQFGRFLVDTLREAKLQAPVLLRDILDAGPRRVHATLSHSVRNPVETDLVRISAPTLVVTGSRDPIAPPAWRDTVGRLVPTARVVAVPGAAHNVATTAPAQVADAVSAFLDHCPRNG; encoded by the coding sequence GTGACCCGGGACGGCTTCGGCCCCGCCCGGTTGCGGCTCGCGCTCGCCGCGCCCCGCCCGGCCGCCGGTCTGGTGAGCCAGTGGCGGGTGGTCGACGGCATCCGTACCCACTGCCGCCGTACCACCGAGCCGGCCGGCGGCCGCCTGCCCGTGGTGCTTGTGCACGGGCTGGCCGTCTCGCACCGGTACCTCACCCCGCTGGCGGTGGCGCTTGCCGCCACCCACCCGGTGTTCGTGCCGGACCTGCCGGGCTTCGGGTTGAGCAGCCCGCCCGCCGCCGCCTACGACGCGACGCGGCACGCCGCCCACCTGGCCGCCTGGCTGGACGCGTACCGCCTGGAGTCGGTCTGCCTGGTCGGGCACTCGTTCGGCGCGGAGGTGGCGGCGGCGCTGGCCGTCCGGCGACCCGAGACGGTCGCCGCGCTGGCGCTGGCCGGCCCGACCAGCGACCCGGCGGCCCGCTCCCGGCGGGGGCAGTTCGGCCGGTTCCTGGTGGACACCCTCCGGGAGGCGAAACTCCAGGCCCCGGTCCTGCTCCGGGACATCCTCGACGCCGGGCCGCGTCGGGTGCACGCCACCCTGTCGCACTCTGTACGCAATCCGGTCGAGACCGACCTGGTCCGGATCAGCGCCCCCACCCTGGTGGTGACCGGCAGCCGGGACCCGATCGCCCCGCCTGCCTGGCGGGACACCGTCGGCCGGCTTGTCCCGACGGCACGTGTGGTGGCCGTGCCGGGGGCCGCGCACAACGTCGCGACCACCGCGCCGGCCCAGGTCGCCGACGCGGTAAGCGCCTTCCTCGATCACTGTCCCAGGAACGGGTGA
- a CDS encoding DUF397 domain-containing protein translates to MADLTGAQWRKSTRSGDNGGNCVEVADNLPGIVAVRDSKDPTGPALTFSRDAWAAFTAVTARRHR, encoded by the coding sequence GTGGCTGACCTGACCGGCGCTCAGTGGCGCAAGAGCACCCGCAGCGGTGACAACGGCGGCAACTGCGTCGAGGTAGCCGACAACCTGCCCGGCATCGTCGCCGTACGCGACAGCAAGGACCCGACCGGTCCCGCCCTCACCTTCTCCCGCGACGCCTGGGCCGCCTTCACTGCCGTGACCGCCAGGCGCCACCGTTGA
- a CDS encoding helix-turn-helix transcriptional regulator, which yields MADDMGSTVPRRQLGRALRELRSEAQMTLDGAADALHCSRQKVWRIESGLGPIRPLDVRALCDLYSATPELTQALIALAQETKAKGWWHSYLDAIPEWFELYLDLESSTSRLREYDDTLIPGLLQTRGYARGVYQHRLRISEEERERLVEARLQRQTLLQRRLPPAPRFEVVVSESALLRVVGDPATMAEQLRHLIGMSTLPHIVIRVLPFSTGLHFGAVAGPFVVLDFPVGKRIDPAPSIIYKESLTGALYLDRKEELAIYEEVWASLTSLALDEQQSRRLIDKITTEVHRG from the coding sequence ATGGCCGACGATATGGGATCGACCGTCCCGAGACGACAGCTCGGGCGGGCCCTGCGGGAACTGCGCTCCGAGGCCCAGATGACCTTGGACGGCGCGGCGGACGCGCTGCACTGCAGCCGACAGAAGGTGTGGCGCATCGAGAGCGGCCTCGGCCCCATCCGCCCCCTCGACGTCCGCGCTCTCTGCGATCTCTACAGCGCCACCCCCGAACTCACCCAGGCCCTCATCGCCCTCGCCCAGGAAACCAAAGCCAAAGGCTGGTGGCACTCCTACCTCGACGCCATCCCCGAATGGTTCGAGCTCTATCTCGATCTGGAGTCGAGCACGTCCCGCCTACGCGAGTACGACGACACCCTGATCCCTGGACTGCTCCAGACCCGAGGCTATGCCCGTGGCGTGTATCAACATCGACTCCGCATCTCAGAGGAGGAACGGGAGCGACTGGTCGAAGCTCGGCTCCAACGTCAGACACTCCTCCAACGCCGCCTACCACCCGCGCCGCGCTTCGAGGTGGTTGTTTCCGAGTCGGCGCTCCTTCGAGTCGTGGGCGACCCAGCCACCATGGCCGAGCAGCTACGACACCTCATCGGCATGAGCACGCTCCCCCACATCGTGATCCGGGTGCTCCCGTTCAGCACGGGCCTGCACTTCGGCGCGGTGGCTGGCCCCTTCGTCGTACTGGACTTCCCGGTCGGCAAGCGCATCGATCCCGCGCCCTCGATCATCTACAAGGAGTCGCTGACCGGGGCGCTCTACCTTGACCGCAAGGAAGAACTCGCGATCTACGAAGAAGTGTGGGCAAGCCTCACGTCGCTGGCCCTTGATGAGCAACAATCAAGGAGGCTGATTGACAAGATCACGACGGAGGTCCACCGTGGCTGA
- a CDS encoding cellulase family glycosylhydrolase — MKTRLSVVASALLAFVVGLVAFGMSPAHAAAGFTVADGKLLDANGNEFIMRGVNHAHTWYPQQTSSFADVKRLGANSVRVVLASGQRWTKNDTADVTNVVSLCKQNRLICVLEVHDTTGYGEQAGAATLAQAVDYWISVKSALAGQEKYVILNIGNEPYGNQGYGTWATDTSNAIKRLRTAGFEHTIMVDAPNWGQDWSFTMRDNAASVFAADPARNTVFSIHMYGVFDTAAEVSDYLGRFRSAKLPIVVGEFGHDHSDGNPDEDAILSYSQANGIGWLGWSWSGNGGGVEYLDLAVNFDPNNLSSWGQRLFDGANGIKQTAREASVYGNATPNPTTPAPTTPAPTTPAPTTPAPTTPAPTTPPPAGRSCAATYALIGSWQGGFQAEVKVTAGPSAINGWTVTWTYANGQRVTQFWNATVTGSGSSVTAKNVSYNGSLGAGVSTTFGFIGSAQSSNPAPTLSCAAA, encoded by the coding sequence ATGAAGACACGACTCTCCGTCGTCGCCTCCGCGTTGCTGGCGTTCGTCGTCGGCCTGGTGGCGTTCGGCATGTCACCGGCACACGCGGCGGCCGGTTTCACCGTCGCCGACGGCAAGCTCCTCGACGCCAACGGCAACGAGTTCATCATGCGCGGCGTCAACCACGCGCACACCTGGTACCCCCAGCAGACCAGCTCCTTCGCCGACGTCAAGCGGCTCGGCGCGAACAGCGTCCGGGTGGTGCTCGCCAGCGGCCAGCGCTGGACGAAGAACGACACCGCGGACGTCACCAACGTCGTCTCGCTGTGCAAGCAAAACCGGTTGATCTGTGTGCTGGAGGTGCACGACACCACCGGGTACGGCGAGCAGGCCGGCGCGGCGACCCTGGCCCAGGCGGTCGACTACTGGATCAGCGTCAAGTCGGCCCTGGCCGGCCAGGAGAAGTACGTCATCCTCAACATCGGCAACGAGCCGTACGGCAACCAGGGCTACGGCACCTGGGCCACCGACACCTCGAACGCGATCAAGCGGCTGCGGACCGCAGGCTTCGAGCACACCATCATGGTGGACGCCCCGAACTGGGGCCAGGACTGGTCCTTCACCATGCGGGACAACGCGGCGTCGGTCTTCGCCGCCGACCCGGCGCGGAACACCGTGTTCTCCATCCACATGTACGGGGTGTTCGACACCGCCGCGGAGGTCAGCGACTACCTGGGCCGGTTCCGCAGCGCCAAGCTGCCGATCGTGGTGGGCGAGTTCGGGCACGACCACTCCGACGGCAACCCCGACGAGGACGCCATCCTCTCCTACTCCCAGGCCAACGGCATCGGCTGGCTGGGCTGGTCGTGGAGCGGCAACGGCGGCGGCGTCGAGTACCTCGACCTGGCGGTCAACTTCGACCCGAACAACCTGAGCAGTTGGGGTCAGCGCCTCTTCGACGGCGCCAACGGCATCAAGCAGACCGCCCGGGAGGCGTCCGTCTACGGCAACGCCACGCCCAACCCGACCACGCCCGCGCCGACCACCCCGGCGCCCACCACGCCCGCGCCGACCACCCCGGCGCCGACCACCCCGGCCCCGACCACGCCGCCGCCGGCCGGCCGGAGCTGCGCGGCCACGTACGCCCTGATCGGCTCCTGGCAGGGCGGCTTCCAGGCCGAGGTGAAGGTGACCGCCGGCCCGTCCGCGATCAACGGCTGGACGGTGACCTGGACCTACGCCAACGGCCAGCGGGTCACCCAGTTCTGGAACGCCACGGTCACCGGCAGCGGCTCGTCGGTGACCGCGAAGAACGTCAGCTACAACGGCAGCCTCGGCGCCGGCGTCAGCACGACGTTCGGCTTCATCGGCTCGGCGCAGAGCAGCAATCCCGCTCCGACGCTGAGCTGCGCCGCCGCCTGA
- a CDS encoding TIGR03557 family F420-dependent LLM class oxidoreductase: MVKVGYTLMCEQAGPKELVDYAVRAEAAGFDQLVVSDHYYPWLESQGHSPYAWSVLGAVAHATSRAELMSFVTCPIRRYHPAVVAQKASTVGVLSDGRFTLGVGAGENLNEHVVGGWPHVQQRHEMFEEALQIIRPLLNGETLTFSGNHYDVPDAYVWDRPSRPVPMAVAASGRQSATLAAEYGNGVISTEPDRHLIEMYDDAGGAGQPRYGQVAICYGPDESECRKIVHDQFRWFGLGWKVNAELPGPDSFEAATEYVREEDVAEGISCGPDVDRHVAAFKKFVDAGFSHVALVQVGGDTQPMFLDWAREELLPRLREL, encoded by the coding sequence ATGGTCAAGGTCGGCTACACCCTGATGTGCGAGCAGGCCGGTCCGAAGGAACTGGTCGACTACGCGGTACGGGCGGAGGCGGCCGGCTTTGACCAGCTCGTCGTCTCCGACCACTACTACCCGTGGCTGGAGTCGCAGGGCCACTCGCCGTACGCGTGGTCGGTGCTCGGCGCGGTCGCGCACGCCACCTCCCGCGCGGAGCTGATGTCCTTCGTGACCTGCCCGATCCGCCGCTACCACCCGGCGGTGGTGGCGCAGAAGGCCAGCACCGTCGGCGTGCTCTCGGACGGGCGGTTCACCCTCGGGGTGGGCGCCGGGGAGAACCTCAACGAGCACGTGGTCGGCGGTTGGCCGCACGTGCAGCAGCGGCACGAGATGTTCGAGGAGGCGTTGCAGATCATCCGGCCGCTGCTCAACGGGGAGACGCTGACCTTCTCCGGCAACCACTACGACGTGCCCGACGCGTACGTGTGGGACCGCCCGTCGCGTCCGGTGCCGATGGCCGTCGCCGCCTCCGGCCGGCAGTCGGCCACCCTGGCCGCCGAGTACGGCAACGGCGTCATCTCCACCGAGCCGGACCGCCACCTGATCGAGATGTACGACGACGCGGGCGGCGCGGGCCAGCCCCGGTACGGCCAGGTGGCGATCTGCTACGGGCCGGACGAGTCGGAATGCCGCAAGATCGTGCACGACCAGTTCCGCTGGTTCGGGCTCGGCTGGAAGGTCAACGCCGAGCTGCCCGGCCCGGACTCCTTCGAGGCGGCCACCGAGTACGTCCGGGAGGAGGACGTCGCCGAGGGCATCTCCTGCGGCCCGGACGTCGACAGGCACGTGGCCGCGTTCAAGAAGTTCGTCGACGCCGGCTTCAGTCACGTCGCCCTCGTCCAGGTCGGCGGGGACACCCAGCCGATGTTCCTGGACTGGGCCCGCGAGGAGCTGCTCCCCCGGCTACGCGAGCTGTGA
- a CDS encoding sporulation protein yields MVFKKMLSAFGVGGPSVDTVLANPNTRPGLTLDGQVNLVGGDAPANIEHITLGLVTRVEVESGDGEYAGVMEFHRMGVSGPLQLAPKQQLAIPFQLPVPWETPITDVYGQRLHGMTMGLRTELAIARAVDKGDLDQVNVHPLPVHERILEAFQRLGFRFKKADLERGHIYGVQQTLPFYQEIEFFAAPQYAHTVNEVELTFVTSQQGVDVVLECDKRGGFLTPGQDSFGRYTVSHADADRVDWTQVVDGWLGETVNRFGGLRGGGFAAPHGYGHGGHGHGHGGGMGGMVAAGALGVAGGLVAGELIEEAFEGDDEGDFEE; encoded by the coding sequence ATGGTCTTCAAGAAGATGTTGAGCGCGTTCGGGGTCGGCGGGCCGAGTGTGGACACCGTCCTCGCCAACCCCAACACCCGGCCCGGCCTCACCCTCGACGGCCAGGTCAACCTGGTCGGCGGAGACGCTCCGGCGAACATCGAGCACATCACCCTCGGCCTGGTCACCCGGGTCGAGGTGGAGAGCGGTGACGGCGAGTACGCCGGAGTCATGGAGTTCCACCGGATGGGCGTCAGCGGCCCGCTTCAGCTCGCGCCGAAGCAGCAGCTCGCCATCCCGTTCCAGTTGCCGGTGCCCTGGGAGACGCCGATCACCGACGTCTACGGTCAGCGGCTGCACGGCATGACCATGGGCCTGCGCACCGAGCTGGCGATCGCCCGGGCGGTCGACAAGGGCGACCTCGACCAGGTCAACGTGCATCCGCTGCCGGTGCACGAGCGGATCCTGGAGGCGTTCCAGCGGCTCGGCTTCCGCTTCAAGAAGGCCGACCTGGAGCGCGGGCACATCTACGGCGTCCAGCAGACGCTGCCCTTCTACCAGGAGATCGAGTTCTTCGCCGCCCCGCAGTACGCGCACACCGTCAACGAGGTCGAGCTGACCTTCGTGACGAGCCAGCAGGGCGTCGACGTCGTCCTGGAGTGCGACAAGCGCGGCGGCTTCCTCACCCCCGGCCAGGACAGTTTCGGCCGGTACACGGTCTCCCACGCCGACGCCGACCGGGTCGACTGGACCCAGGTGGTCGACGGCTGGCTGGGCGAGACCGTCAACCGGTTCGGCGGCCTGCGCGGCGGGGGCTTCGCCGCCCCGCACGGCTACGGCCACGGCGGTCACGGTCACGGTCACGGCGGCGGCATGGGCGGCATGGTGGCCGCCGGGGCGCTCGGCGTGGCCGGCGGCCTGGTGGCCGGCGAGCTGATCGAGGAGGCGTTCGAGGGCGACGACGAGGGTGACTTCGAGGAGTGA